One Dictyostelium discoideum AX4 chromosome 3 chromosome, whole genome shotgun sequence genomic region harbors:
- the TFIIIC3 gene encoding transcription factor IIIC-gamma subunit: protein MTTEKSKDLKGLLNENDDDDEMPFNIEEIGIKIHDILVNIPPPSKETSSLNFQENLSEVEESSDSEDDKEESDDDEEDDDEEDDDDDEGGISKEEILRQSKNIAFPEQKAKKRPATPKIVSVLSQKKVVDKADKFDMDTFKTTISGSTSKKKKSLLPTEQDKEEERKRRERDSDDDGNADDDDDDNDKMNIDSNNNNKTTTTTTTTTNKIPKKKKKKRFYSQQEIRIPKEVRKLLVGGNEQYTKGNFDLAFSTYAEVVRMLPRLSIPYNILGKIKESQGEMEAALGFYVYGAQMQGSNGDWSSIGVRAKEAGQMETALYCFSRACRNDETDLDSFWEKSLILIQKGFYKRALKILTKLSKYTNGSPQVLQELARVYSHLSQYHDASAMISEVVDEQLLSNKSLDDVSLDSVNLMMELKNKTRNYQDTITIFNKITAKYGNDSEVPFDLVFNACQAYYSLGTDFGNERGSKLLHLRLLPLDPSEYGDLFTSLADELFALGKYQDALVVYLHLKDTDFDIPSNWVKIADIHRSTKNYEVAIEYFSKANERVPGNVHTTLAMSEIYKEMGDDEKALQILNQSSTISNRNDQSEKELFESTLNELNSKRNAYLNSIKNNSSTAAAAAAAAGGATNTTSTSGAKESNPVGLDVTKEDVKLFYRHAQAFLNLSKYSQYLGIATALLHGSTDRYIYRRKVGVGKFKKRKRVKRSKNPYSIEMYKHQSEHPYAELLDEEDYFNLLLDSSKIFVHLNRQQEASQYLRYALRNIHFENGLFSHQLKFLTVAVAFNDKNYYLAYKHVKYVCSKKPYSNRVWNLFNKIIVNYGNRSTVQNRFLTKINEKYSDSIPVLIMLGNQNKQTDNARGALFEYIKAYRLCPDDPLINLLISVLILSQVMGRKQANRHRIAITSYSFLYKYYNLRGKSQESLYNLGRGYHQLGIYNMAINYYDMVLNYEDEIDEETGEINKNDSLKCEAAFNLSLIYKSKGNTSLANEILKKYIVV, encoded by the exons atgacaacagaaaaaagtaaagatttaaaaggacttttaaatgaaaatgatgatgatgatgaaatgcCTTTCAATATTGAAGAGATTGGTATCAAGATTCATGATATTTTAGTTAatataccaccaccatcaaaaGAAACTAGTTCTCTAAATTTTCAAGAGAACCTTTCCGAAGTAGAAGAATCATCAGATTCAGAGGATGATAAAGAAgaaagtgatgatgatgaagaagatgatgatgaagaagatgatgatgatgatgagggtggtatttcaaaagaagaaataTTAAGACAAAGTAAAAATATAGCATTTCCAGAACAAAAAGCAAAGAAAAGACCAGCAACACCAAAGATAGTTTCAGTTTTATCACAAAAAAAAGTAGTTGATAAAGCTGATAAATTCGATATGGATAcatttaaaacaacaatatcagGTAGTActtcaaagaaaaagaaatcattattaccaactgaacaagataaagaagaagaaagaaaaagaagagaaagagatagtgatgatgatggtaatgctgatgatgatgatgatgataatgacaaaatgaatattgatagtaataataacaataaaaccacaactacaactactacaactacaaataaaataccaaagaaaaagaaaaagaaaagattttattCACAACAAGAGATTAGAATTCCAAAAGAAGTTAGAAAATTATTAGTTGGAGGTAATGAACAATATACAAAGGGTAATTTTGATCTTGCATTTTCAACTTATGCAGAAGTTGTTAGAATGTTACCACGTTTATCGATACCCTATAATATTTTaggtaaaattaaagaaagtCAAGGTGAAATGGAGGCAGCATTAGGTTTCTATGTTTATGGTGCACAAATGCAAGGTTCAAATGGTGATTGGTCAAGTATTGGTGTAAGAGCAAAAGAGGCGGGTCAAATGGAGACAGCATTATATTGTTTTTCACGTGCTTGTAGAAATGATGAAACCGATTTAGATTCATTTTGGGAGAAAAGTTTAATACTCATTCAAAAAGGTTTCTACAAGAGAGCATTGAAAATCCTAACCAAATTAAGTAAATACACCAATGGTTCACCACAGGTACTTCAAGAGTTGGCTAGAGTGTATTCTCATCTCTCTCAATATCATGATGCTTCTGCAATGATTTCAGAGGTAGTAGACGAACAACTATTGTCAAATAAATCATTGGATGATGTCTCTTTGGATAGTGTTAATTTAATGATGgaattaaagaataaaacTAGAAACTATCAAGATACcatcaccattttcaataaaatcaCAGCAAAGTATGGTAATGACTCTGAAGTTCCTTTTGATTTGGTTTTCAATGCTTGTCAAGCCTATTATTCACTTGGTACTGATTTCGGTAATGAACGtggttcaaaattattacacTTAAGATTGTTACCATTGGATCCATCAGAATATGGTGATCTATTCACTTCATTAGCCGATGAATTATTTGCTTTAGGTAAATATCAAGATGCATTGGTTGTTTATTTACATCTAAAGGATACAGACTTTGATATTCCTTCAAATTGGGTAAAAATCGCAGATATTCATAGATCCACTAAAAATTATGAAGTTGCCATTGAATACTTTTCAAAAGCAAATGAAAGAGTACCTGGTAATGTTCATACAACCTTAGCAATGAGtgaaatttataaagaaatgggtgatgatgaaaaagcattacaaattttaaatcaatcttcaacaatttcaaatagaAATGATCAAagtgaaaaagaattatttgaaagtaCTTTAAATGAgttaaattcaaaaagaaatgcttatttaaattcaattaaaaataattcatcaacagcagcagcagcagcagcagcagcaggAGGAGCAACCaatacaacatcaacaagtGGTGCAAAAGAAAGTAATCCAGTTGGACTTGATGTTACAAAAGAAgatgttaaattattttatagaCATGCTCaagcatttttaaatttatcaaagtATTCTCAATATTTAGGTATTGCAACAGCATTATTACATGGTTCAACCGATAGATATATTTATCGTAGAAAAGTTGGTgttggtaaatttaaaaagagaaAGCGTGTAAAGAGATCAAAGAATCCATACTCTATAGAGATGTATAAACATCAATCAGAACATCCATACGCAGAGTTATTAGATGAAGAAGATTATTTCAATCTCCTTTTAGATAGttcaaaaatatttgtaCATTTAAATCGTCAACAAGAAGCAAGTCAATATCTTCGTTATGCATTACGTAATATCcattttgaaaatggtttattctctcatcaattaaaattccTTACTGTGGCAGTTGCTTTCaatgataaaaattattatttagctTATAAACATGTTAAATATGTTTGTTCAAAGAAACCATATAGTAATAGAGTTTGgaatctttttaataaaatcattgtAAA TTATGGTAATAGATCAACAGTacaaaatagatttttaacaaaaattaatgaaaaatattcaGATAGTATACCAGTTTTAATTATGTTGGGaaatcaaaataaacaaaCTGATAATGCAAGAGGTGCATTGTTTGAATATATTAAAGCCTATAGATTATGTCCAGATGATCCTTTgattaatttattgatttcaGTTTTAATTCTCTCACAAGTTATGGGTAGAAAACAAGCAAATAGACATCGTATAGCAATTACATCATACTCATtcttatataaatattataatcttAGAGGTAAATCTCAAGAATCTTTATATAATCTTGGTAGAGGTTATCATCAATTAGGTATATACAATATggcaattaattattatgatATGGTTTTAAATTATGAAGATGAAATCGATGAAGAAACTGgtgaaatcaataaaaatgattcttTGAAATGTGAAGCAGCTTTTAATCTTTCTTTAATCTATAAATCAAAAGGTAATACTAGTCTTGCTAAtgaaatcttaaaaaaatatattgttgtgtaa